One genomic region from Acidimicrobiia bacterium encodes:
- a CDS encoding class I SAM-dependent methyltransferase, with product MPLAEPDHTAVRVALWRAMHVQIDPPPHVLEDEIGLQLADPDEGWRDRGDMDPDGTSRFRAAIVARSRFVEDLVTGSAARQYVLLGAGLDTFAQRRPEVASRLRVFEVDQPGPQAWKRARLVERGFGVPEWLRLVPVDFEAGGSWWDGLVDAGFDAGAPAVVASLGVSMYLTKDAIATTLRQVASLAAGSVLVMTFQLPVELVDPEDRPAREFALRGAAASGTPFISFFTPDEMLALARDAGFRDVEHVSGRDLMARYFANRSDGLQPSSGEDLLVATT from the coding sequence ATGCCCCTTGCCGAGCCCGATCACACCGCGGTGCGGGTGGCGCTGTGGCGCGCCATGCACGTCCAGATCGATCCACCTCCGCACGTCTTGGAGGACGAGATCGGGCTGCAGCTCGCGGATCCCGACGAGGGCTGGCGCGACCGTGGCGACATGGATCCCGACGGGACGAGCCGGTTCCGGGCCGCGATCGTGGCGCGGTCGCGCTTCGTGGAGGATCTCGTCACCGGGAGCGCGGCACGTCAATACGTGCTCCTCGGCGCGGGTCTCGACACGTTCGCGCAACGCAGGCCCGAGGTCGCGTCACGCCTGCGCGTGTTCGAGGTCGACCAACCCGGCCCGCAGGCGTGGAAGCGCGCGCGGCTCGTCGAGCGCGGGTTCGGCGTTCCCGAATGGTTGCGGCTCGTGCCCGTCGACTTCGAGGCGGGCGGCTCGTGGTGGGACGGGCTGGTCGACGCCGGCTTCGACGCCGGCGCGCCGGCCGTCGTCGCGTCGCTCGGTGTGAGCATGTACCTGACGAAGGACGCGATCGCGACGACGTTGCGTCAGGTTGCGTCGCTCGCGGCCGGCTCGGTGCTCGTGATGACGTTCCAGCTCCCGGTCGAGCTGGTCGACCCCGAGGACCGTCCGGCGCGCGAGTTCGCGCTCCGCGGAGCGGCCGCGAGCGGCACACCGTTCATCAGCTTCTTCACGCCCGACGAGATGCTCGCGCTCGCGCGTGACGCGGGCTTCCGCGACGTCGAGCACGTGTCGGGACGCGACCTGATGGCGCGGTACTTCGCGAACCGCAGCGATGGGCTGCAACCGTCGAGCGGCGAGGACCTCCTCGTCGCGACGACGTGA
- a CDS encoding class I fructose-bisphosphate aldolase has protein sequence MSRAELEQTARALVAPGKGILAADESSGTIKKRFDTIGVESTESNRRDYRQMLFTTQGAGDFISGVILYDETIRQQATDGRSLVEILQAQGIIPGIKVDLGAKQLAKSPDEKVTEGLDGLRERLVEYRGLGARFAKWRAVITIGASIPSQYCLDVNADALARYAALCQEEGIVPIVEPEVLMDGSHTIERCYQVTCDTLHTVFDALYAQRVEFETMLLKPNMVVPGKENRTAPPDEVADATIACFRTVVPAAVPGIVFLSGGQGDEEATANLDAMNRRGPHPWPLSFSYGRALQAASLKAWKGDKANVEAGQRAFLHRARCNGAARDGRYTPDLEREAVA, from the coding sequence ATGAGCCGAGCGGAGCTGGAGCAGACGGCCCGCGCGCTGGTCGCGCCGGGCAAGGGCATCCTGGCCGCCGACGAGAGCAGCGGCACGATCAAGAAGCGGTTCGACACGATCGGGGTCGAGTCCACGGAGAGCAACCGCCGCGACTACCGGCAGATGCTCTTCACGACGCAGGGCGCCGGCGACTTCATCAGCGGCGTCATCCTCTACGACGAGACGATCCGACAGCAGGCCACCGACGGCCGCTCGCTCGTCGAGATCCTCCAGGCCCAGGGGATCATCCCCGGCATCAAGGTGGACCTCGGGGCGAAGCAGCTCGCGAAGTCGCCCGACGAGAAGGTCACGGAAGGTCTCGACGGGCTGCGCGAGCGTCTCGTCGAGTACCGCGGCCTGGGGGCGCGGTTCGCGAAGTGGCGCGCCGTGATCACGATCGGTGCGTCGATCCCGTCGCAGTACTGCCTCGACGTGAACGCCGACGCGCTCGCGCGCTACGCCGCGCTGTGCCAGGAGGAGGGCATCGTGCCGATCGTCGAGCCCGAGGTCCTCATGGACGGCTCACACACGATCGAGCGCTGCTACCAGGTCACGTGCGACACGCTGCACACCGTGTTCGACGCGCTCTACGCGCAGCGCGTCGAGTTCGAGACGATGCTGCTCAAGCCCAACATGGTCGTCCCGGGCAAGGAGAATCGCACCGCGCCGCCGGACGAGGTCGCGGACGCGACGATCGCGTGCTTCCGCACGGTCGTTCCCGCGGCCGTCCCCGGCATCGTGTTCCTGTCCGGCGGCCAGGGTGACGAGGAGGCGACCGCCAACCTCGACGCCATGAACCGGCGCGGTCCGCACCCGTGGCCCCTCTCCTTCTCGTACGGGCGCGCGCTGCAGGCGGCGTCGCTCAAGGCGTGGAAGGGCGACAAGGCCAACGTCGAGGCGGGCCAGCGCGCGTTCCTGCATCGCGCGAGGTGCAACGGCGCCGCGCGCGACGGCCGGTACACGCCCGACCTCGAGCGCGAAGCGGTCGCCTGA
- the dtd gene encoding D-aminoacyl-tRNA deacylase, translating to MRALVQRVTGARVTVDGGTVGEIGTGLCVLVGVTHDDDERVARKLADKVWNLRVFDDAAGHMNVPVHAVGGALLVVSQFTLYGDTRRGRRPSWTAAAPPDHAEPLVARFVDALRDLGGHVETGQFGAHMAIALVNDGPVTLLLEA from the coding sequence ATGCGCGCGCTCGTCCAACGTGTGACGGGCGCGCGCGTCACCGTCGACGGCGGCACGGTCGGTGAGATCGGCACCGGGCTGTGCGTGCTCGTCGGCGTCACCCACGACGACGACGAGCGGGTCGCGCGGAAGCTGGCCGACAAGGTCTGGAACCTGCGCGTCTTCGACGACGCCGCCGGCCACATGAACGTGCCCGTGCACGCGGTCGGTGGCGCGCTGCTCGTCGTCAGCCAGTTCACCCTCTACGGCGACACCCGGCGCGGCCGCCGGCCGTCGTGGACCGCGGCCGCGCCCCCCGACCACGCGGAGCCCCTCGTCGCGCGGTTCGTCGACGCGCTCCGTGACCTCGGCGGCCACGTCGAAACCGGGCAATTCGGCGCGCACATGGCGATCGCCCTGGTCAATGACGGTCCCGTGACCCTGCTGCTCGAGGCGTGA
- the pcrA gene encoding DNA helicase PcrA, with product MSGNDGDPDALLAGLNPVQHEAVVAPDGPMLVIAGAGSGKTRVLTHRIAYLVAQRRVSPFGLLAITFTNKAAGEMKERVGALVGPVASRMWVSTFHSACARILRREAPVLGYRSSFSIYDQADAVRLVDYVRRDLNLDPKRFSPRQLHGRISALKNDLVTATDALERAVTPPEKRLADVYVEYQRRLADASAVDFDDLLVLAVRLFREHPDVLAHWRARFRHVLVDEFQDTNLAQWELVRMLAEEHRNVMVVGDADQAIYKFRGADYRNLVRFEEAFPDATVIVLEQNYRSTQRILDAANAVIANNVSRRPKQLWTESVAGELITRYHAEDEHDEAAFVAHEISRLTESEGHRFEDVAVFYRTNAQSRVIEESLVRSGIPYRVIGGTKFYDRREVKDAMAYLRALVNPDDEVSWKRIVNTPKRGVGDASVRRIDTYAKTAGRPFRDAMREAPIAGVTGKALGGIRDLLDVMVELEEVASGGVAAVLEAVLARTGYVAELEAERTIEAQGRIENLQELVGVAGEFDEQLDAGNVGTLAAIAGVGVADGESAIEIPVGLPRVQAFLEAVSLVTDMDTDEDDAEPDGRDRTNVTLMTLHAAKGLEFPVVFLTGLEDGVFPHARSLGEPDELEEERRLCYVGITRARERLYLCHAWSRSLFGATDYYPPSRFLAEIPDELVNVLGETRSRSGFGRHRDSVVAAAMRDGTGTGAGVATGGRGAERMGLRIGDDVLHEKFGEGVILDLTGEGDKAEAVVRFRDAGEKRLLLAWAPLQKPA from the coding sequence GTGAGCGGGAACGACGGCGACCCCGACGCGCTGCTCGCCGGGCTGAATCCCGTCCAGCACGAGGCGGTGGTCGCGCCCGACGGGCCGATGCTCGTCATCGCGGGCGCGGGCTCGGGCAAGACCCGCGTCCTCACGCACCGGATCGCGTACCTCGTCGCGCAACGACGCGTGTCACCGTTCGGCCTGCTCGCGATCACGTTCACGAACAAGGCCGCGGGGGAGATGAAGGAGCGCGTCGGCGCGCTCGTCGGACCGGTCGCGTCGCGGATGTGGGTGTCGACGTTCCACTCCGCGTGCGCGCGCATCCTTCGTCGGGAGGCACCGGTGCTCGGGTACCGGTCGTCGTTCTCGATCTACGACCAGGCCGACGCCGTGCGCCTCGTCGACTACGTACGCCGCGACCTCAACCTCGACCCGAAGCGGTTCTCGCCGCGACAGCTCCACGGCCGCATCTCCGCGCTGAAGAACGACCTCGTGACCGCGACGGACGCCCTGGAGCGTGCGGTGACGCCGCCCGAGAAGCGCCTTGCCGACGTGTACGTCGAGTACCAGCGTCGCCTGGCCGACGCGTCGGCCGTCGACTTCGACGACCTCCTCGTGCTCGCGGTGCGGCTCTTCCGCGAGCACCCGGACGTGCTCGCACACTGGCGGGCGCGCTTCCGGCACGTTCTCGTCGACGAGTTCCAGGACACGAACCTCGCCCAGTGGGAGCTCGTGCGCATGCTCGCCGAGGAGCATCGCAACGTGATGGTCGTCGGCGACGCCGACCAGGCCATCTACAAGTTCCGCGGCGCCGACTACCGCAACCTCGTGCGCTTCGAGGAGGCGTTCCCGGACGCGACGGTGATCGTGCTCGAGCAGAACTACCGCTCGACGCAGCGGATCCTCGACGCCGCCAACGCGGTCATCGCCAACAACGTGTCGCGCCGCCCCAAGCAGCTGTGGACCGAGTCGGTCGCGGGCGAGCTCATCACCCGCTACCACGCGGAGGACGAGCACGACGAAGCCGCGTTCGTGGCGCACGAGATCTCGCGCCTCACCGAGAGCGAGGGCCACCGCTTCGAGGACGTCGCGGTCTTCTACCGGACGAACGCGCAGAGCCGCGTCATCGAGGAGTCGCTCGTCCGCAGCGGCATCCCCTACCGGGTCATCGGCGGGACCAAGTTCTACGACCGGCGCGAGGTCAAGGACGCGATGGCGTACCTGCGCGCGCTCGTCAACCCCGACGACGAGGTCAGCTGGAAGCGCATCGTCAACACGCCCAAGCGCGGCGTGGGCGACGCGTCCGTCCGCCGCATCGACACGTACGCGAAGACGGCAGGGCGACCCTTCCGTGACGCGATGCGCGAGGCGCCGATCGCGGGCGTCACCGGCAAGGCGCTCGGCGGGATCCGCGACCTGCTCGACGTCATGGTCGAGCTGGAAGAGGTCGCGAGCGGCGGCGTCGCCGCGGTGCTCGAAGCCGTGCTCGCGCGTACCGGCTACGTCGCGGAGCTGGAGGCCGAGCGCACGATCGAGGCGCAGGGGCGGATCGAGAACCTGCAGGAGCTCGTCGGCGTCGCGGGCGAGTTCGACGAGCAGCTCGACGCCGGCAACGTGGGCACGCTCGCCGCGATCGCCGGCGTCGGTGTCGCCGACGGTGAGAGCGCGATCGAGATCCCGGTCGGGCTGCCGCGCGTGCAGGCCTTCCTCGAAGCGGTGTCACTGGTGACCGACATGGACACCGACGAGGACGACGCCGAGCCCGACGGCCGGGACCGCACGAACGTCACGTTGATGACGTTGCATGCCGCGAAGGGGCTCGAGTTCCCGGTCGTGTTCCTCACCGGTCTCGAGGACGGCGTGTTCCCGCACGCGCGCAGCCTCGGCGAGCCGGACGAGCTCGAGGAGGAGCGCCGGCTCTGCTACGTGGGGATCACCCGCGCGCGTGAGCGGCTGTACCTGTGCCACGCGTGGTCGCGCAGCCTGTTCGGCGCGACCGACTACTACCCGCCGAGCCGCTTTCTCGCCGAGATCCCCGACGAGCTCGTGAACGTGCTCGGCGAGACGCGCTCACGCAGCGGGTTCGGCCGCCATCGCGACAGCGTCGTCGCGGCCGCGATGCGGGACGGCACGGGAACGGGTGCCGGCGTCGCGACCGGCGGGCGCGGCGCCGAGCGCATGGGGCTGCGCATCGGCGACGACGTGCTGCACGAGAAGTTCGGCGAGGGCGTGATCCTCGACCTCACCGGCGAGGGCGACAAGGCCGAGGCCGTCGTCCGCTTCCGCGACGCGGGCGAGAAGCGGCTGCTGCTCGCGTGGGCGCCGTTGCAGAAGCCGGCGTGA
- a CDS encoding cobalamin B12-binding domain-containing protein: MQRRYRVVVAKPGLDGHDRGAKVIARALRDAGFEVIYTGLHQTPEQIAETVLQEDADAVGLSLLSGAHMTLFPKVISMLQEKGVGDVLVFGGGIIPDGDIAPLKAAGVAELFTPGTPLQTIADWLEHALDDRAA; encoded by the coding sequence ATGCAGCGGCGCTACCGCGTCGTCGTCGCGAAACCCGGCCTCGACGGCCACGACCGTGGTGCGAAGGTCATCGCGCGCGCGCTGCGCGACGCCGGCTTCGAGGTGATCTACACGGGCCTGCACCAGACGCCCGAGCAGATCGCCGAGACCGTGCTGCAGGAGGATGCCGACGCCGTCGGTCTCTCGCTGCTCTCCGGTGCCCACATGACCCTCTTCCCGAAGGTCATCTCGATGCTGCAGGAGAAGGGCGTCGGCGACGTCCTCGTCTTCGGTGGCGGCATCATCCCGGACGGCGACATCGCGCCGTTGAAGGCGGCCGGAGTGGCCGAGCTGTTCACGCCGGGGACGCCGTTGCAGACGATCGCGGACTGGCTCGAGCACGCGCTCGACGACCGCGCTGCGTGA
- the sucC gene encoding ADP-forming succinate--CoA ligase subunit beta, which yields MDLFEYQGKQLFARFDIPVSPGEAVETVDAAVAAADRLGYPVVIKAQVQVGGRGKAGGVKLANDTEEAREHASNILGMDIKGHVVHVLWIEKASDIEQEYYASFTLDRSAKKHLGMLSARGGVDIEQVAEEEPGAIARIHVDPVDGLSEDVCRAWVEEAKLDARATDGAVDVLTKLYRAYTEGDADLVEINPLILTPDGRVHALDAKVTLDDNAAFRHPEWKEYGGQQTLDHREQLAHEKGLQYVGLDGTVGIIANGAGLAMSTCDVVNQVGGSPANFLDIGGGANADVMAGALEVINADDNVHAIFINIFGGITRGEEVAKGIVQALERVELRAPIVIRLDGTNAEEGRAILKDHESDRLVSKPTMLEAARTAVELAGKGGR from the coding sequence GTGGATCTCTTCGAATACCAGGGCAAGCAGCTGTTCGCGCGCTTCGACATCCCGGTCTCACCCGGCGAGGCCGTCGAGACGGTCGATGCCGCGGTCGCCGCCGCCGACCGCCTCGGCTACCCGGTGGTCATCAAGGCGCAGGTGCAGGTGGGCGGGCGGGGCAAGGCCGGTGGCGTGAAGCTCGCCAACGACACCGAGGAGGCGCGCGAGCACGCGTCGAACATCCTCGGCATGGACATCAAGGGCCACGTGGTCCACGTGCTGTGGATCGAGAAGGCGAGCGACATCGAGCAGGAGTACTACGCGTCGTTCACGCTCGACCGCTCCGCGAAGAAGCACCTCGGGATGCTCTCCGCGCGAGGCGGCGTCGACATCGAGCAGGTGGCCGAGGAGGAACCGGGCGCGATCGCGCGGATCCACGTCGACCCCGTCGACGGGCTGAGCGAGGACGTGTGCCGCGCGTGGGTCGAGGAGGCGAAGCTCGACGCGCGCGCGACCGACGGCGCGGTCGACGTGCTGACGAAGCTCTACCGCGCGTACACCGAAGGCGACGCGGACCTCGTCGAGATCAACCCGCTGATCCTCACACCGGACGGTCGTGTGCACGCGCTCGACGCGAAGGTCACGCTCGACGACAACGCCGCCTTCCGCCACCCCGAGTGGAAGGAGTACGGCGGGCAGCAGACGCTCGACCACCGCGAGCAGCTCGCGCACGAGAAGGGCTTGCAGTACGTCGGCCTCGACGGCACCGTCGGGATCATCGCCAACGGCGCGGGGCTCGCGATGAGCACGTGTGACGTCGTGAACCAGGTCGGCGGATCGCCGGCGAACTTCCTGGACATCGGCGGTGGCGCGAACGCCGACGTGATGGCGGGCGCGCTCGAGGTGATCAACGCCGACGACAACGTGCACGCGATCTTCATCAACATCTTCGGCGGCATCACGCGCGGCGAGGAGGTCGCCAAGGGGATCGTGCAGGCGTTGGAGCGCGTCGAGCTGCGCGCGCCGATCGTCATCCGTCTCGACGGCACGAACGCCGAGGAGGGCCGGGCGATCCTGAAGGACCACGAGTCCGACCGGCTCGTGTCGAAGCCGACCATGTTGGAGGCCGCGCGCACCGCGGTGGAGCTCGCAGGGAAGGGTGGACGATGA
- the sucD gene encoding succinate--CoA ligase subunit alpha gives MSILVDKTTKVVVQGLTGSQGRFYGLRNRAYGTQVVAGTSPKKAGTDVDGIPVFATVKEAVAATGANASMVIVPAPGAPAAVMEAAEAGIELVVVLTEGIPAQDEALFYNRLRRDFPGTRLIGPNCPGLLTPGECNIGFIPAEVAKAGGPVGIVSRSGTLTYQALKELGDMGIGVTTCVGIGGDPVPGTSFIDCLERFEADPETRAVIMFGEIGGSAEEEAAEFIAKKMSKPVVAYVAGVTAPPGKKMGHAGAIISGSKGTAQAKMDALRAAGVHVALNPTEAGDLMADVVAGLS, from the coding sequence ATGAGCATCCTCGTCGACAAGACGACGAAGGTCGTCGTCCAGGGGCTGACCGGCAGCCAGGGCCGCTTCTACGGGCTGCGCAACCGCGCCTACGGCACGCAGGTGGTCGCGGGCACGTCGCCGAAGAAGGCCGGGACCGACGTCGACGGCATCCCCGTCTTCGCGACCGTGAAGGAGGCGGTCGCGGCGACGGGCGCCAACGCGTCGATGGTGATCGTGCCGGCGCCGGGCGCGCCGGCAGCGGTGATGGAGGCGGCGGAGGCGGGCATCGAGCTCGTCGTCGTGCTCACCGAGGGCATCCCCGCGCAGGACGAGGCGCTGTTCTACAACCGGTTGCGGCGCGACTTCCCCGGCACGCGCCTCATCGGGCCGAACTGCCCGGGCCTGCTCACGCCGGGCGAGTGCAACATCGGCTTCATCCCCGCCGAGGTCGCCAAGGCCGGTGGGCCGGTCGGCATCGTGAGCCGTTCGGGCACGCTCACGTACCAGGCGCTCAAGGAGCTGGGCGACATGGGGATCGGGGTGACGACGTGCGTCGGCATCGGCGGGGACCCGGTGCCCGGCACGAGCTTCATCGACTGCCTCGAGCGCTTCGAGGCCGACCCCGAGACCCGCGCCGTGATCATGTTCGGCGAGATCGGCGGCTCCGCCGAGGAGGAGGCCGCCGAGTTCATCGCGAAGAAGATGAGCAAGCCCGTCGTCGCCTACGTCGCGGGGGTGACCGCGCCACCCGGCAAGAAGATGGGTCACGCGGGGGCGATCATCTCCGGTTCGAAGGGCACCGCCCAGGCGAAGATGGACGCGCTGCGCGCCGCCGGCGTCCATGTCGCGCTCAACCCGACCGAGGCCGGGGACCTCATGGCCGACGTCGTCGCCGGACTCTCGTAG
- the purN gene encoding phosphoribosylglycinamide formyltransferase, whose amino-acid sequence MRVGVLASGSGTILQALLDADLPIAVVVVDRSCPATHRAEKAGIPVEVVERTTFGPDFDRVAYTHRVVDALERHGVELVAMAGFGTILEKPIHDRFPDRIVNTHPALLPAFKGWHAVEHALEAGVKITGCTVHIARLEVDEGPILAQVAVPVEPDDTVDTLHERIKEAERVLYPRVLHELVARLDAETQEGKP is encoded by the coding sequence ATGCGGGTCGGAGTGCTGGCGTCGGGCAGTGGCACGATCCTGCAGGCGCTCCTCGACGCCGACCTGCCGATCGCGGTCGTCGTCGTGGACCGCTCGTGCCCGGCCACGCACCGCGCGGAGAAAGCGGGCATCCCGGTCGAAGTCGTCGAGCGGACGACGTTCGGACCCGACTTCGACCGCGTCGCGTACACACACCGGGTCGTGGACGCGCTCGAGCGTCACGGCGTCGAGCTCGTCGCGATGGCAGGCTTCGGCACGATCCTCGAGAAGCCGATCCACGACCGCTTCCCGGACCGCATCGTGAACACCCATCCCGCGCTCCTGCCCGCGTTCAAGGGCTGGCACGCGGTCGAGCACGCGCTCGAGGCGGGCGTGAAGATCACGGGCTGCACCGTCCACATCGCCCGGCTCGAGGTCGACGAGGGACCGATCCTCGCCCAGGTCGCGGTGCCGGTCGAGCCGGACGACACGGTCGACACGCTGCACGAGCGGATCAAGGAAGCCGAGCGCGTCCTCTACCCGCGGGTGCTGCACGAGCTCGTCGCGCGCCTCGACGCGGAGACACAAGAAGGGAAGCCGTGA
- the purH gene encoding bifunctional phosphoribosylaminoimidazolecarboxamide formyltransferase/IMP cyclohydrolase has translation MSRTKITRALLSVYDKTGIVELAQALHRHGVELVSSGGTAKALDNAGLPVTTVEEVTGAPEMLDHRVVTLHPNIHGGILADLGKDSHRADLERHGIAPFDLVVSNLYPFASQPDVETIDIGGPTMVRAAAKNFAWVTIVTGITQYEELVRELDEHDGTIGEDTRRRFALEAFAATAAFDAAIVAWMQRDELLPRHLVLPLGRTDETLRYGENPHQQAARYRLVGTHSWWDDVVQHGGLALSYLNYYDTDAAWRLAHDLGDQPTCAIIKHANPCGVAVAADLATAYRLALECDERSAFGGIVALNRTLDTATVEQMVAGPQADVVIAPAYAPGAIDALKQKRKNTRLLEATPPEPEMLDFRQLSGGFLVQEPHHFAATRGQWRVVTRATPTEEQWRDAELAWRICGHVKSNSIVLVKDGQAVGIGAGQQNRVEAGEIAAKKADGRAKDGACASDAFYPFPDGIEAAASAGVAVVVQPGGAMRDEENIRRADELGLAMVFTGERHFLH, from the coding sequence GTGAGCCGAACCAAGATCACACGCGCGCTGCTCTCGGTCTACGACAAGACGGGCATCGTCGAGCTCGCGCAGGCGCTGCACCGTCACGGCGTCGAGCTCGTGTCCTCGGGCGGCACTGCCAAGGCGCTCGACAACGCGGGGCTACCTGTCACGACCGTCGAGGAGGTGACGGGCGCGCCCGAGATGCTCGACCACCGCGTCGTGACCCTCCACCCGAACATCCACGGCGGGATCCTCGCCGACCTCGGCAAGGACAGCCACCGTGCGGACCTCGAACGCCACGGCATCGCGCCCTTCGACCTCGTCGTCTCCAACCTCTATCCGTTCGCGTCGCAGCCCGACGTCGAGACCATCGACATCGGCGGACCGACGATGGTGCGCGCCGCCGCGAAGAACTTCGCGTGGGTCACGATCGTCACCGGCATCACGCAGTACGAGGAGCTCGTGCGCGAGCTCGACGAGCACGACGGCACGATCGGCGAGGACACGCGTCGGCGCTTCGCGCTGGAGGCGTTCGCGGCGACGGCGGCGTTCGACGCCGCGATCGTCGCGTGGATGCAGCGCGACGAGCTCCTGCCCCGTCACCTCGTGCTGCCACTCGGGCGGACGGACGAGACGTTGCGCTACGGGGAGAACCCGCACCAGCAGGCCGCACGGTACCGGCTGGTGGGGACGCACAGCTGGTGGGACGACGTCGTCCAGCACGGCGGTCTCGCGCTGTCGTACCTCAACTACTACGACACCGATGCCGCCTGGCGTCTCGCGCACGACCTGGGCGACCAGCCGACCTGCGCCATCATCAAGCACGCGAACCCGTGCGGCGTCGCCGTCGCCGCCGACCTCGCGACCGCGTACCGGCTCGCCCTCGAGTGCGACGAGCGCTCCGCATTCGGCGGGATCGTCGCGCTGAACCGCACTCTCGACACCGCGACGGTCGAGCAGATGGTCGCGGGCCCGCAGGCCGACGTCGTGATCGCGCCCGCCTACGCGCCCGGCGCGATCGACGCGCTGAAGCAGAAGCGCAAGAACACCCGCCTCCTCGAGGCCACCCCGCCCGAGCCGGAGATGCTCGACTTCCGGCAGCTCTCGGGCGGGTTCCTCGTGCAGGAGCCGCACCACTTCGCGGCGACACGCGGGCAGTGGCGCGTCGTCACCCGCGCGACGCCGACCGAGGAGCAGTGGCGCGACGCCGAGCTCGCGTGGCGGATCTGCGGCCACGTGAAGTCGAACTCGATCGTCCTCGTGAAGGACGGGCAGGCCGTCGGCATCGGCGCGGGGCAGCAGAACCGGGTCGAGGCCGGCGAGATCGCGGCGAAGAAGGCCGACGGTCGCGCCAAGGACGGCGCGTGCGCGAGCGACGCGTTCTATCCGTTCCCCGACGGGATCGAGGCCGCCGCCTCGGCCGGGGTCGCGGTCGTCGTGCAACCGGGCGGCGCGATGCGCGACGAGGAGAACATCCGGCGGGCCGACGAGCTCGGCCTCGCGATGGTGTTCACGGGCGAGAGGCACTTCCTGCACTGA
- a CDS encoding tetrahydrofolate dehydrogenase/cyclohydrolase catalytic domain-containing protein encodes MANPKMMPGGPVADAVFAELEPRIAKLTENGHRPGLGTILVGTDGPSVRYVGMKQEKAREIGCHSAHIELPDDATQADLVAAIREFNEDPAVDAMLVQHPTPPQIDYDAALMAVDPDKDVDGLHPLNMGRLAQGVPGPVPCTPAGIETLLAHYDIQVAGREVCILGRGTTLGRPLALLLSQKRPTANAAVTVVHTGVEDWPRYTRRAPIVVAAAGVPGILQPEHISPGAVVVGGGARYEGRKILPDVDERCEEVAGAITPRVGGVGPTTIAMLFRNAVEAAERRVGG; translated from the coding sequence ATGGCGAACCCGAAGATGATGCCGGGCGGGCCCGTCGCCGACGCGGTGTTCGCCGAGCTCGAGCCGCGCATCGCGAAGCTCACCGAGAACGGCCACCGTCCCGGGCTCGGCACGATCCTCGTGGGCACCGACGGGCCGAGCGTCCGCTACGTCGGGATGAAGCAGGAGAAGGCGCGAGAGATCGGGTGCCACTCGGCGCACATCGAGCTCCCCGACGACGCGACCCAGGCCGATCTCGTCGCCGCGATCCGCGAGTTCAACGAGGATCCGGCCGTCGACGCGATGCTCGTGCAGCACCCGACGCCGCCGCAGATCGACTACGACGCCGCGCTCATGGCGGTGGATCCCGACAAGGACGTCGACGGGCTGCACCCGCTCAACATGGGCCGTCTCGCGCAGGGCGTCCCCGGCCCGGTCCCGTGCACGCCCGCCGGGATCGAGACACTGCTCGCGCACTACGACATCCAGGTGGCCGGACGCGAGGTGTGCATCCTCGGTCGCGGCACCACGCTCGGACGCCCGCTCGCGCTGCTGCTGAGCCAGAAGCGCCCGACCGCGAACGCGGCCGTGACCGTCGTGCACACGGGCGTCGAGGACTGGCCGCGCTACACGAGGCGCGCGCCGATCGTCGTCGCGGCCGCGGGCGTTCCCGGCATCCTGCAGCCCGAGCACATCTCGCCGGGCGCGGTCGTCGTCGGCGGCGGCGCACGCTACGAGGGGCGCAAGATCCTGCCCGACGTCGACGAGCGCTGCGAGGAGGTCGCCGGCGCGATCACGCCCCGCGTCGGCGGCGTCGGCCCCACGACGATCGCGATGCTGTTCCGCAACGCGGTCGAGGCCGCCGAGCGCCGCGTCGGCGGGTGA